A single genomic interval of halophilic archaeon DL31 harbors:
- a CDS encoding Alcohol dehydrogenase zinc-binding domain protein (PFAM: Alcohol dehydrogenase, zinc-binding~KEGG: hut:Huta_1999 alcohol dehydrogenase zinc-binding domain protein) codes for MAPLMDRRSLFFTAPRETAVRETTFSVEPDEVVVRTRASAINAGTELLIYRGEAPSELPADVTIESLDGDLSYPVRYGYAAVGDVVAAGDAVDDEWEGRTVFSFNPHDTAFAATPDQLVPVPDAVDPATMTMLPSAETATSLVLDGQPTVGERVVVFGAGIIGLFTLGILSAFPLGQLVAVEPVPERREHARRMGADVAVAPEDLDDVISGEQAQGADLLYELSGQPAALDDAVTAAGYDSRVVVGSWYGTKRASLDLGAGFHRDRISIESSQVSTLAPKSRGRWDKQRRLSTALEQLQRLDTDPLVTHHIPFDDAPSAYERLDDGRSDCLQVLLTYDD; via the coding sequence ATGGCGCCGCTGATGGACCGCCGTTCGCTGTTCTTCACCGCCCCCCGTGAGACGGCGGTCCGTGAGACGACGTTCTCAGTCGAGCCAGACGAGGTGGTCGTCCGCACCCGGGCCTCTGCGATCAACGCCGGGACCGAACTCCTCATCTACCGCGGGGAAGCCCCGAGTGAACTCCCGGCTGACGTGACCATTGAGAGCCTTGACGGCGACCTCTCCTACCCCGTTCGCTACGGCTACGCGGCCGTCGGTGACGTGGTGGCGGCAGGCGACGCCGTCGATGACGAGTGGGAGGGGCGGACGGTGTTCTCGTTCAATCCGCACGACACCGCGTTCGCGGCGACGCCGGACCAACTCGTCCCCGTTCCGGACGCCGTCGACCCCGCGACGATGACGATGTTGCCCTCGGCCGAGACGGCCACCTCGCTCGTTCTCGACGGCCAACCCACCGTGGGCGAACGCGTCGTCGTCTTCGGCGCGGGCATCATCGGCTTGTTCACGCTGGGTATCCTCTCGGCGTTCCCGCTGGGGCAGTTGGTCGCGGTCGAGCCGGTCCCTGAGCGCCGTGAGCACGCCCGCCGGATGGGCGCCGACGTTGCCGTTGCTCCCGAGGACCTCGACGACGTGATTTCGGGCGAGCAAGCGCAGGGAGCCGACCTGCTCTATGAACTCTCGGGCCAGCCCGCGGCCCTCGACGACGCGGTCACCGCTGCTGGCTACGACAGCCGGGTCGTCGTCGGGTCGTGGTACGGCACCAAGCGTGCGTCGCTGGACCTCGGTGCCGGTTTCCATCGCGACCGCATCTCGATCGAGTCGAGCCAGGTCAGTACGCTTGCGCCCAAATCCCGCGGCCGGTGGGACAAGCAGCGCCGACTCTCAACCGCACTCGAGCAGCTCCAGCGACTCGATACTGATCCGCTGGTGACACACCACATCCCGTTCGACGACGCGCCTTCGGCCTATGAACGGCTTGACGACGGCCGCAGCGACTGTCTCCAGGTACTCCTCACCTACGATGACTGA
- a CDS encoding CDP-alcohol phosphatidyltransferase (PFAM: CDP-alcohol phosphatidyltransferase~KEGG: hsl:OE2491F hypothetical protein), with product MSGASPVGTRLRRDWTLAAVGAVVALFAAVLGMAWLADHPVAARWALPAAGVVAFELWFLRRNLEANHADEEGTATAADRRNSRLGLANAVTLFRGGLFAGVAGFVAIPPAPVYGWLPALLYGAGCALDAVDGVLARYRRRTTVLGARLDMAFDTLGFLVAPVVAVVWGRLPVWYLSLSLARYLFKAGRGWRRRRGLPVFELPFSRLRRPLAGVQMGFIAFALTPLLLGSAIEPVAAVVLAPSLAVFLRDYLVVSGRLGGDD from the coding sequence ATGAGTGGCGCATCACCGGTCGGGACCCGGCTCCGCCGTGACTGGACGCTCGCGGCCGTCGGCGCCGTCGTGGCGCTGTTCGCGGCTGTGCTGGGGATGGCGTGGCTGGCCGACCACCCGGTGGCCGCCCGCTGGGCGCTCCCGGCGGCAGGCGTCGTCGCGTTCGAACTCTGGTTCCTGCGTCGCAACCTCGAGGCCAACCACGCCGACGAGGAGGGAACGGCGACAGCGGCCGACAGGCGCAACAGTCGGCTCGGCCTCGCCAACGCGGTCACGCTGTTCCGCGGCGGGCTGTTCGCCGGGGTGGCCGGCTTCGTGGCCATCCCCCCTGCACCAGTCTACGGCTGGCTTCCGGCGCTGCTCTACGGTGCGGGATGTGCGCTCGACGCCGTCGACGGGGTCCTGGCTCGCTACCGTCGTCGGACCACGGTGCTGGGCGCACGGCTGGACATGGCGTTCGACACGCTGGGGTTCCTCGTCGCGCCCGTCGTCGCGGTCGTCTGGGGCCGGCTCCCAGTTTGGTACCTCTCGCTCTCGCTTGCCCGGTATCTGTTCAAAGCCGGGCGGGGCTGGCGGCGCCGACGAGGGCTGCCGGTGTTCGAGCTCCCGTTCAGCCGGCTGCGGCGGCCGCTCGCGGGGGTGCAGATGGGCTTCATCGCGTTCGCGCTGACGCCGTTACTCCTCGGCAGCGCCATCGAGCCGGTGGCGGCCGTCGTGCTGGCGCCCTCGCTGGCCGTCTTCCTGCGGGATTATCTGGTCGTGTCGGGCCGGCTCGGGGGAGACGACTAA